A genomic segment from Triticum dicoccoides isolate Atlit2015 ecotype Zavitan chromosome 1A, WEW_v2.0, whole genome shotgun sequence encodes:
- the LOC119343111 gene encoding expansin-A31-like: MAAGMRLSLLQLFAAVLVFCFAPAKSGYWLPAHATFYGGADGSDTMGGACGYENLYNAGYGINNAALSTVLFNNGLSCGQCYLITCDTSKSDMCKPGTSITVSATNFCPPNWALPSDNGGWCNPPRVHFDMSQPAWENLAIYRAGIVPVLYQQVACQRQGGLRFTMNGFNYFELVLVTNMAGSGSVKSMLVKGTNTAWIPMSQNWGANWQCLAGLTGQALSFAITSSGGQYKVFQDVVPAWWLFGQTFTTWQQFDY, from the exons ATGGCAGCTGGGATGCGCTTAAGCTTACTGCAGCTGTTCGCCGCGGTTCTCGTGTTCTGCTTCGCGCCCGCCAAGTCCGGCTACTGGCTCCCGGCCCATGCCACGTTCTACGGCGGCGCCGACGGATCTGACACAATGG GTGGCGCGTGTGGGTACGAGAACTTGTACAACGCGGGGTATGGGATCAACAACGCCGCGCTAAGCACGGTGCTGTTCAACAACGGCTTGTCGTGCGGACAGTGCTACCTCATCACGTGCGACACTAGCAAGTCAGACATGTGCAAGCCCGGCACGTCCATCACCGTGTCCGCCACCAATTTTTGCCCTCCCAACTGGGCTCTCCCCAGCGACAATGGCGGGTGGTGCAACCCTCCACGTGTCCACTTCGACATGTCCCAACCCGCCTGGGAGAACCTCGCCATCTACCGCGCCGGCATCGTCCCCGTCCTCTACCAGCAGGTCGCGTGCCAGAGGCAGGGCGGCCTGCGCTTCACCATGAACGGCTTCAACTACTTCGAGCTTGTGCTAGTGACCAACATGGCCGGGAGCGGGTCGGTCAAGAGCATGCTGGTGAAGGGAACCAACACGGCATGGATCCCCATGTCCCAGAACTGGGGCGCTAACTGGCAGTGCCTAGCCGGGCTGACAGGACAGGCCCTCAGCTTCGCCATCACCTCCTCCGGCGGCCAGTACAAGGTCTTCCAGGACGTGGTACCGGCCTGGTGGCTGTTCGGACAGACCTTCACCACCTGGCAGCAGTTCGACTACTAG